In Desulfuromonas sp., the genomic stretch GCAGCGCAAACTCTCCACCGACGGCCTGAAGATCACCCTCGACACCGCCAAGGGGAGCGGGGCGCGCAAGCTCGACCGCATCACCCTGACGATCCACCTGCCCGAGGGGTTCCCCGACAAGTACCGGGACGCCATCGTCAAGGCGACGGACATGTGCGCGGTGAAGAAGGTGATCCAGAATCCGCCCGATTTCGAGACGGTGGTGGTATAGGGACAGAGGTCTCGCCCCCTGACGGCAACGACTGGTGGGTGGGAGGCTTGGACCGAGTCGGCTCCAGGCATTTCAGGTAGACTGTATAAAAAAGGGAACTAGAGAGGCGTGTAGTCCTGCGGGCGAGGCACCTCGACCATTTCGCACTCCTGCTCCAGGGCCGCCAGCAGGGCCTCGGCGTCGGCCGAGCGGGAGGGGGGCCAGGCGATCTCCACGACCGCCTCGCGGGGTGCGAGGGTGCGCACGAAGGCGAGACCGTCGTAGCTCTCGAGGGTGAAGCGCAGGGTGGCGATCTGCTGCTTCGGCAGGCGGTAGCAGCGTTTTTCGAAGGGCGAGTCCATGGGGTTCCTTCCGGGGAGTGGAAGGGGCCATCGTAG encodes the following:
- a CDS encoding DUF4911 domain-containing protein, whose product is MDSPFEKRCYRLPKQQIATLRFTLESYDGLAFVRTLAPREAVVEIAWPPSRSADAEALLAALEQECEMVEVPRPQDYTPL
- a CDS encoding OsmC family protein — translated: MEITFPGGLAIEAHFDGLTLRTDQPEAGGGEGSAPSPFDTFLASIGTCSGFFALRFCQQRKLSTDGLKITLDTAKGSGARKLDRITLTIHLPEGFPDKYRDAIVKATDMCAVKKVIQNPPDFETVVV